DNA sequence from the Acidothermus cellulolyticus 11B genome:
GACGACCGCCGCGCTGGCCGAGCACATTCCCGGCGACCGCCGGCTCACCGTGTTGACGAACAGCCCGCCGATCGCGCTGTCATTGGTCAACCGGCCGGACGTCTCGTTGTTCATGCTCGGCGGGGCATTGCGGCCGCGGAGTTTGTCCATTGTCGGCCCGTGGGCGAACCGTTCATTGGCCGATGTCTGCGTGGACGTCGCGTTTCTGGGCACGAACGGCCTGTCGGTTGAACGCGGGCTGACGACGACCGACCAGACCGAGGCGATGACGAAACAGGCCATGATTTCCGCCGCCCGGCAAGTCGTCGTCCTCTGTGACCATTCCAAAATCGGCGTCGACGACTTCTTTCATGTGGCGCCGCTCGCCGATGTCGACGTCGTCATCACCGACGACGGCTTGGACGCGGATTTGGCCGACGATCTCCGGAAAGTCGTGCCCCGGCTCGTGCTGGCGTGACGGCGTACGGCCGGTTGGGACCGGGTGCGAAAGGACGTCAGGAAAGGGGACATGGTGGGCGCAGGCAAGACGTACCGGTTAGGCCGGATTTTCGGGCGTGATGGGCGGACCATGGTCCTTCCCGTCGACCACGGGTTGATGCTCGGGCGAATTTCCGGCCTGGAGGATCCGGTCGCGATGACCCGGTCTGCGATCGAGGCGGGGTGCGACGGCCTGCTGATGTCCGCGGGCCTCGTACGGGCGACGGCGGAATTCTTCGCGGAACGAACAAGCCCGGCCCGGTTGCTGACGGTCGATACGCTTTTCTGGGACGATCAGGATGCCGCGACCGCGGCGTCGTCGGTCGTGGCCTCGATCCGGACGGCGGCGCGGCTCGGTGTGGACGCGGTGAAACTGCTGATGGCCTGGGATTTTCCCGCCGTGCAACGCACAGCGACAGCGGCGCGGATCGCACGTGTGGTGGAGGAGGCGGACCGGTGGGAGATTCCGGTCATGGTCGAGCCGGTCACCCTCCGCGAAACCTCCCGGGAACGGGCTGCGGAGCTGACGGTTGACGCGGCCCGCATCGCGACCGAGCTCGGGGCCGACATTCTCAAGGTGGCCTATCCCGGGAAACCCGAGCTGCTCGCGGCACTCGTGGCTGAATCGCGGCTGCCGGTGGTCATCCTCGGCGGACCTCGGGTCTCGACGATTGCGGATCTCGTCGAGGTCGTCGACGAGGCGCTTGGGGCCGGAGCGTCGGGGATCGTCATCGGACGTCAGGTCTGGCAACGCCCACCAGCCGAGCGTGCCGCGGTGATGCGGGCGTTGGTGGAACTCGTGCATGGCCGGGTGAGCGCTGCTGCAGCGCTGGAAGGGCTCGCGAGTGTCGCCTGACGGCGAACCCGTCTGGTGCGGCCTGGATATCGGGACGACGCACATCAAGTGCGTACTGGTCGGATCGGACGGTTCGTTGCTGGGCATCGCCAAAACGGATACGCCGGTCGGGACGGACGGCGTCGGCCCGTGTCACGATCCGGAGGAGATCCGCCGGTCGGCGGAAGCGGTGATGTGCCGCGCTCAATCCGCCGCCCGGGTGCCGACCGTCGTCCAGGCGATCGGGGTGACGAGTGTCGGTGAGGAAGGCGTTCCGTTAGGCAGAAATGGGGAGGTGCTGTACCCGGCGATTGCCTGGTACGAGCGGCGTCCGTCGTCATCCGCCCGGCAGTGGCTGACGCAGCATCCGGGCGAGGAAATCTTTGCGGTGACGGGACTGCACCCGGATCTCGGCCTTACCGTGTTCAAGCTGCTATGGCTGAAATCCGAGCGGCCGGGCGTATGGAAGGCGTGTGACCGCTGGTTGGGTATCGCCGATTACGTCATGTGGAAGTGGACCGGGCGGGCGGGCATGAGTTACGGTCACGCAAGCCGGACCGCGCTCTTCGACCTGGCGGCAGGGGGTTGGCGTGCCGAATGGGTGCCGGAGGTCCTGCCGCGCGGGCTGGACGCTTTACCTCCCCTGCTTCCCGGCGGCGGAATTGTCGGCCTGCTCAGAAAGGACGCCGTTCCCGGTCTTGTGACGGCGGCGGACACACCCGTCGTGGCTACCGGCCTGGACCATATCGTCGGAGCGTACGCCGCGCAGGTGACCGAGCCAGGGTCGGTGCTCGACTCGATGGGCACCGCCGAAGCGCTCATCGCTCCGGTGACCGTCGAGCAATTCCGGTCCGCATCGTATGAGCGAGGTGTCGATTTCGGGGTCGCCATGGCACCGGACCGGTTGGTCGCCATTGCTGCGCTGCAGTCCGGAGCGGGGGTGAGCAGTATCCGGCGTCTGTTTGCGGGCCGGGACGCTGCGGCGCTCGCCGAGCTCGATCAGCGCACCGCGGCTGTTTCCGTCGGCGCAAACGGGTTGTGTTATGTCCCCCCGCGGGTCAGGAGCGGACAGGGCGGTGCCTTCTTCGGTCACCGTTTCGACCACGGCGCCGAGCACATGACCCGTGCCGTCATGGAGGGATGGTCGCTTGCCGCGGCCGACGCCTTGGCGGATCTGGACGCCGCTGCGTCGGATGTCGTCTGCATCGGCGGCGGCAGCGACGTCACGTTCTGGATGCAAATGAAAGCCAGCATTCTGGGGCGGCCCATCCGCCGAATTCGTACGCCGGAAATCGTCGCCGTGGGTGCCGCGCTGCTCGCCCGCCGCGCCACGCAGGCTGATGACGTCCCGGAGCGTGGTGTGGCGCAGGTCGATCTCACGCCGCCGGTCGATGCGTGGGTGGCGGCGTACGCCGAGCTGCAGCCGGCATTTCTGGAACGTGCCGCGTCCGTGCACGGTCTGCACGCCGGGCACGTGTATCCGTGACGGGGGTACGGCGCTATCGGCCGGTGCGCAGCCAGCGAGACGATCCCCGTCGCGATGACGACAGAGAAATACTGCGGCCTGCCGAGCAGCACCACCTGCGCTGCCGTGCGCGGTTTCGCGCGCTGGGACGTCATAGCGGAGCGGTCGTTCGTCATCCTGCGAAAAAGCGACGCAGAAAATCGTTCTGGAACTTGCCCTCCGGGTCGTAACGCTCCGCGAGCGCGACGAAGTCGTCGAAGCGTGGATATGCCGCCCGGACGACGGCCGGATCCATGGTGAAGAGCTTGCCCCAATGCGGCCGCGGCTGCAGCGGAGCGAGCGCCCGCTCGACCTCGGAAACCACCGGCCGGACCGCCTCTTCATCAGCGATCCAGGTGAAGTGAAACGCGACCGACGGCCGATGGTATGCCGGACTCAGCCAGAGCTCATCCGCCGCCACCGTGCGAATTTCGGAAATCTGCAGGACCGGCGCAATGCGGGAGCCGATGTGCCGCAGGGCGCGGTATGCCTCAACTGCGGCGGCGCGAGGGACGAAGTATTCGCTCTGCAGTTCGTCGCCGGCGCTGGGCGTGACGTCCAGACGGAAATGCGGCAACCGCTCATGCCACGGTCCGATCCGGCCGAGCTGCGGAGTGCAGTTCTCCGGGGGCATTCCGGGAACCGGGTTGTGGTCGCGTTCGGCCAACCGGCCGCCCCAGCGTCGCGCCGGTGGGTCCGGCCGGCCGGCGGCCACCCGCTCCTTCAGCCAGATCTGGCGGGCGGTGGGTGGATCCCAGGTGGTGAAAATGCTCACGCTGTACGCAGCAGAGGTGACATCGTCAAGGTCGGCGAAAACATTGTCAAGGGGGGCGTCCTCATATACCCACTGGCGCACGGTGAAAGTTGGTTCGGTAACCAGCTCGATTTCGGTGACGGCGCCCAGCGCACCGAGGTGGACCACGGCGCCGGGAAACTCCGGCGATTCGGCGGTCAGGTGAAAGACCCGGCAGGTGCCGTCGACGCCCGTCATGCCCGCCACGGCGGTGGCCAGGCAGCCGTTGCGGTCCCCCGAACCATGAGTGGCCGTCGCGCAGGCTCCGGCTATGGAGATGTGCGGCAGGGAGCCCACGTTCGCGAGGGCCCATCCCGCCTCGTGCAGCGGGAACGCCAGGTCGCCGTATCGCGTGCCGGCGCTCACGGCGGTTCGTCCCGGCATGACCCGCACCTCGCGGGGCAGGTGATCAAGGGAAATCAGGGTGCCGGTAGTGTCGGCGATCGGATTGAACGAATGTCCGGTGCCGAGGACCCGTACCTGATCAGACACCCGAATTATTTCGACGAGCTCGTCCAGATCACGGGGCTGAACGTAACGGCGCGGGCGGAACGCAATGTTTCCAGCCCAGTTGCGAAGCCTCGGTGCGGACACCTCGACATCATAGGCCGCTCGCAAGGACGCTGCGGCGGACGGCGTTACCTGCTCGCTTGGCGCCGGCGGTTGAGGAGTCCCGTCGCGACAACGCTTGCCGCCATCCACGCCGCGGCATAGCCGAAGGCAACGGCCGGGGAGACGGTTGCGTAGAGAATTCCGACGACGGCGGTCGCGACAAGGTCGCCCAGCGCCTGGACACCGCCGAGCACGCCGAATCCGCTGCCGCGCAACCGGTCAGGCAGCAGAGCGGCGAAGAGCGCCGATTGGGCGGTCTCGGCAAGCCCGATTCCCGCGCCGGCAAGGATGAAGGCCGCCAGCAGCCACCACCACGCCGCCACACCGACGGCGAAACCGGCGTAGGCCAGCACGTACAGCGCGCCGCCGGCGGCGAATGCCGGCGCGGGGCCCGCGTGGTCGACCCATCGCCCGGCGGCGAGGGCGACCACCGAACCGAACGCGTTGTGCGCCGCATAAATGAGAATCGCCAGACTCGCCGCAGCAGTCGCCGTTTCGCCGTGACCGGTGAGCACGTGGGTCGCCCGCAAGATGAGCAGGGTCGTCGCCACGTTGCCGAATTCGAAGAGCGCGATGGGCAAGAGCGCACGAATCACCCCGGCCTCGTGCAGAGCCCGCCAGGCGAACCGCGGTCGCTCCCGGCGCACGGAGTCACGGGCGCTGGCTTCGCGTGCCGCCACGCCAATCGCCACCGCGGCGAGAATTCCCGGCAGGAAAGCGACATAGAGCGCGTGGCGGATACCGATCCATGCCACCAGCCCGGCGGCAAGCAGCGGGCCAATGACCGCGCCGAGATTGTCACCGGCACGCTCCAGGCCGTACGCCCTCCCGTACGCGTGGCTGGGTGCCACCGACGCCAGCAGCGCGTCACGGGACGGGGAGCGGATGCCACGGGACGTCCAGGCGAGGGCACGCAGAACCCCAACCTGCCACACGGCCGTCGCCGCCCCGATAAGGCCGGTGGCCAACGCCGTTCCGAGATACCCTCCGGTGGCAAGCCGCCTGCGGCGGGCAGGATCGTTGGCAAGCGGGCCGCCGAGCAGTTTGGCTACGCCGGTCAACGCATCAGCGAACCCCTCAATCAGTCCGAGCGCAGCCGCCGAGCCGTGCAAGACGCCGGTGAGGAAGCTCGGCAAGACGGCGGTGGCGATTTCGTGCCCGGCGTCGCTGAAAAAGCTGGCCGCGCCCACACTGCCGACGCCCGGAGTGAGCCAACGCTGCTGCTCAACAGTGGTCGCCACGACGCTGCTCCTCCTCGGTATCCGTCAGATGCGCAGCGAGTAGTCGCTGCGGGTCCGGGTGAGATTCGGGTTGTAGTACGGGTCGTGGTCGACGTACGTCGCCCAGCGTCTGCGCAGCAGGCTCATCTGACGAGGGGCGGTTTTCTCGACCTCGGGCTCCGGCGCGTAATGGCAGAGCCGCACGTACGGCAAGAGGACCGTACGGTGGCCGCGTTGCCGCAGGCGCAAGCAGAAATCTGCGTCACCGATGGCGCCGCTGAGTTCATCGTCGAAACCACCGGCCGCATGGAAGGCCTGGCACCGCACCATGAGACACGTGCTGCTGACAGCGGCGACGTTCGACGGGATGAGAAGACGATTGAAGTACCCGGGGTGGTGGGCCGGGAAGCCGCGGAACGGGTGCCCGATTCCGCCTGCGATGCCAAGGACGAAACCGGCATGGTCGATCGTGCCGTCGGGGCGGAGCAGCACGGGGCCCACGGCACCGATCTCCTCACGCAGGGCGTACCCGGCCATTTCGTCCAACCAATCTGCTGTGCCGACGGCGACGTCCCCGTGCAGAAAAACGAGGAGGTCGCCGGATGCGCAGTCGGCGCCGTGGTTCATCAGCCGACTCCGGCGAGCCGGCGTGCGCAGGGATTCGACCCGAAATCGCTTCGGCTCCTGCGTGTGCCAGAAAGTCAGAAGGTCGCGAAGCTGTTCATCGTTACGGCCGTCGTGGACGACGATGACCTCGATGTTCGGGTACGCAGTCCGATCGAACAGTGCGCGGATGCAGTCAGGATCAATGACGCCGGTATTGGGTGCGGCGACCACGATGGAGATGAGCGGCTGGTTCGAGACGGCATAGTGGACGCGGAAATTTCCCCGCGCTTCCGTGATTTCCTCAACTGTCGCTACCGCTCCTCTGCGGTGCAATGCTTCGCGGATCGCACGGTGCGCGGCGGCGTATGCGTAGGGCTTTGCGTCGGCACTGGCGGCGGCGGATCCAGGATGTCGACGCCAGTGGTAGAGGACGCGCGGTATGTGGTAGATGCGATCGGTCTGTTCGGTGAGCCGCAGGACGAGGTCGTAATCCTGGCTGCCTTCGAAGCCGAGCCGGAATCCGCCGATCCGCCGGACAAGTTCGGTCCGATACACCCCGAGGTGGCAGGTGTACATGTGGGAGAGGAGCAGCTCGGGGGACCAGTCGGGTTTGAAGAACGGTTCTTGGCGTACGCCGTCCTCATTAATCTTGTCCTCGTCACTGTAGATCATGTCAGCATCGGGATGCTCGTTGAGCAAGGCGGCTACGTGGAGGAGGGCGTCGGGCGCGAGTTCGTCGTCATGGTCGAGAAGAGCAATGAAATCGCCCTGCGCGGCGTCGAGAGCGGAATTCGACGCCGCCGAAATATGTCCGTTCACCGGGCGGAAAATTGCCGTGATGCGGGCGTCCCGCGCTGCGTATTCCTCCAACACCTGCCGCACGTGGGGCGCACTCGACGCGTCATCAGCCAGGCAGAGTTGCCAGTAAGGGTAGGACTGCGCGAGAACCGAGTCGATGCAGCGGCGCAACCAGCGTTCGGCGGCGTTGTGCACCGGAACGAGTACGGAAATGGTCGGTGTCCGGCGGAGGCCGGCGATCGTGGCGCGCAGACGTTTCTGATCCGCGGCGCGCGCTTCGGATCTGCGGATCCAGACGGTGTACTGCCGGGCAAGCTCAGCCGGCGATGGTGCAACATCCGGCGGATAGCCCGGTGTGGCGAGGACGCGCGGCGCGCGCAGTCCGTCGGGTCCAATGAGAGCGCGGAGTTCGCTGAGCAGCACTGTGGTTCTACGGATGGTGGAACCCGGGAGGCTCAACCACCGGCGGTACAGCGCACGGGCGGGGAGCTCGAAACGGTGGACGCGTCGCACCGTCACGTCGTCGAAGGTGAAGCGGCCCGGCCGTTCCATCGGATCCAGACGCAGGCGGCAGGTGTCAGGGGGGAGGAAGAAGACGGCCCGCTGTTCCACTGGGCGGACGGTCGCAACCGTGCCGAGTTCGATGCAGTCCGCTTCGTGGAAACCCGCGCCACGGTCGAGGTACAGACGCATCCGCATGAGCTGCCGGCTGCCGGCGCGCATGCGGAATTCGACCCAGCCGCTGGGTATGTGCCCGGCGAGCAGGAATTGCGGATCGATGTCAACGGCTTCCCATTCGGGCGATTCCGGAGCCTGGCGGACGCCGGTGACCGGGACCAGTTGCACCGGGCTGGGTTTTTCTCCGCGCAGGGCGGTGATGGCGCCGAGGAGATGGCAGACCCGGCGGACCCCCTGGGTCAGTTTCTGCCGCACGGCCTGCCATCACCCCACTCGACGCCGGGCCGCAGGTCGGACGCGGCCGACACCCGATGTTATCGGTGGCCCATGCCTGCGACGGCGGCGAGCAACGCGATGAGAGCGGCAAGCATGTACGCGAGGTAGGCCTCGAGCC
Encoded proteins:
- a CDS encoding DeoR/GlpR family DNA-binding transcription regulator translates to MYAEERQLYIAELARKEGRVDAAALAERLKVSTETIRRDLTILERRGLVRRTHGGAIPVQRLGFDPALGMRTSVMVEEKERIGKAAVDYLPAEGSILLDAGTTTAALAEHIPGDRRLTVLTNSPPIALSLVNRPDVSLFMLGGALRPRSLSIVGPWANRSLADVCVDVAFLGTNGLSVERGLTTTDQTEAMTKQAMISAARQVVVLCDHSKIGVDDFFHVAPLADVDVVITDDGLDADLADDLRKVVPRLVLA
- a CDS encoding class I fructose-bisphosphate aldolase — encoded protein: MVGAGKTYRLGRIFGRDGRTMVLPVDHGLMLGRISGLEDPVAMTRSAIEAGCDGLLMSAGLVRATAEFFAERTSPARLLTVDTLFWDDQDAATAASSVVASIRTAARLGVDAVKLLMAWDFPAVQRTATAARIARVVEEADRWEIPVMVEPVTLRETSRERAAELTVDAARIATELGADILKVAYPGKPELLAALVAESRLPVVILGGPRVSTIADLVEVVDEALGAGASGIVIGRQVWQRPPAERAAVMRALVELVHGRVSAAAALEGLASVA
- a CDS encoding FGGY-family carbohydrate kinase; amino-acid sequence: MSPDGEPVWCGLDIGTTHIKCVLVGSDGSLLGIAKTDTPVGTDGVGPCHDPEEIRRSAEAVMCRAQSAARVPTVVQAIGVTSVGEEGVPLGRNGEVLYPAIAWYERRPSSSARQWLTQHPGEEIFAVTGLHPDLGLTVFKLLWLKSERPGVWKACDRWLGIADYVMWKWTGRAGMSYGHASRTALFDLAAGGWRAEWVPEVLPRGLDALPPLLPGGGIVGLLRKDAVPGLVTAADTPVVATGLDHIVGAYAAQVTEPGSVLDSMGTAEALIAPVTVEQFRSASYERGVDFGVAMAPDRLVAIAALQSGAGVSSIRRLFAGRDAAALAELDQRTAAVSVGANGLCYVPPRVRSGQGGAFFGHRFDHGAEHMTRAVMEGWSLAAADALADLDAAASDVVCIGGGSDVTFWMQMKASILGRPIRRIRTPEIVAVGAALLARRATQADDVPERGVAQVDLTPPVDAWVAAYAELQPAFLERAASVHGLHAGHVYP
- a CDS encoding D-arabinono-1,4-lactone oxidase, which gives rise to MSAPRLRNWAGNIAFRPRRYVQPRDLDELVEIIRVSDQVRVLGTGHSFNPIADTTGTLISLDHLPREVRVMPGRTAVSAGTRYGDLAFPLHEAGWALANVGSLPHISIAGACATATHGSGDRNGCLATAVAGMTGVDGTCRVFHLTAESPEFPGAVVHLGALGAVTEIELVTEPTFTVRQWVYEDAPLDNVFADLDDVTSAAYSVSIFTTWDPPTARQIWLKERVAAGRPDPPARRWGGRLAERDHNPVPGMPPENCTPQLGRIGPWHERLPHFRLDVTPSAGDELQSEYFVPRAAAVEAYRALRHIGSRIAPVLQISEIRTVAADELWLSPAYHRPSVAFHFTWIADEEAVRPVVSEVERALAPLQPRPHWGKLFTMDPAVVRAAYPRFDDFVALAERYDPEGKFQNDFLRRFFAG
- a CDS encoding MFS transporter, whose translation is MATTVEQQRWLTPGVGSVGAASFFSDAGHEIATAVLPSFLTGVLHGSAAALGLIEGFADALTGVAKLLGGPLANDPARRRRLATGGYLGTALATGLIGAATAVWQVGVLRALAWTSRGIRSPSRDALLASVAPSHAYGRAYGLERAGDNLGAVIGPLLAAGLVAWIGIRHALYVAFLPGILAAVAIGVAAREASARDSVRRERPRFAWRALHEAGVIRALLPIALFEFGNVATTLLILRATHVLTGHGETATAAASLAILIYAAHNAFGSVVALAAGRWVDHAGPAPAFAAGGALYVLAYAGFAVGVAAWWWLLAAFILAGAGIGLAETAQSALFAALLPDRLRGSGFGVLGGVQALGDLVATAVVGILYATVSPAVAFGYAAAWMAASVVATGLLNRRRQASR
- a CDS encoding glycosyltransferase, which produces MRQKLTQGVRRVCHLLGAITALRGEKPSPVQLVPVTGVRQAPESPEWEAVDIDPQFLLAGHIPSGWVEFRMRAGSRQLMRMRLYLDRGAGFHEADCIELGTVATVRPVEQRAVFFLPPDTCRLRLDPMERPGRFTFDDVTVRRVHRFELPARALYRRWLSLPGSTIRRTTVLLSELRALIGPDGLRAPRVLATPGYPPDVAPSPAELARQYTVWIRRSEARAADQKRLRATIAGLRRTPTISVLVPVHNAAERWLRRCIDSVLAQSYPYWQLCLADDASSAPHVRQVLEEYAARDARITAIFRPVNGHISAASNSALDAAQGDFIALLDHDDELAPDALLHVAALLNEHPDADMIYSDEDKINEDGVRQEPFFKPDWSPELLLSHMYTCHLGVYRTELVRRIGGFRLGFEGSQDYDLVLRLTEQTDRIYHIPRVLYHWRRHPGSAAASADAKPYAYAAAHRAIREALHRRGAVATVEEITEARGNFRVHYAVSNQPLISIVVAAPNTGVIDPDCIRALFDRTAYPNIEVIVVHDGRNDEQLRDLLTFWHTQEPKRFRVESLRTPARRSRLMNHGADCASGDLLVFLHGDVAVGTADWLDEMAGYALREEIGAVGPVLLRPDGTIDHAGFVLGIAGGIGHPFRGFPAHHPGYFNRLLIPSNVAAVSSTCLMVRCQAFHAAGGFDDELSGAIGDADFCLRLRQRGHRTVLLPYVRLCHYAPEPEVEKTAPRQMSLLRRRWATYVDHDPYYNPNLTRTRSDYSLRI